The following nucleotide sequence is from bacterium.
TATAACGAAAAGCACGGAAAGCACGAGAATGGACAAAATCATAAGTATAACAACGGACGGAGACGATATGGTGTATCCCTTTATGCGAATTATACTGCGTTTTCGTCTCATTTCCTTATAGCTTAATGATGTATGGCTTTATATCAAGCATTTTGTTGAAATCAGAAATTTCCATAAATCGTTGGGGAAAATAAAAAGGTCGGCTAACGCCGACCCCAAGCGAAAAACAAAACGGCTCGAGCAGAATGGAGCCAACTATTCAACCCCAGCAAGTTTCTTTAAACGAGCCCAATTTTTATCCACCCATGCCTGCAATTCATCTATTATGTGTCGGTTTTCCGGCGCGAAAAGGTGACGGAATCGACCCTGCGGCTTAATCCACTCCTCAATAGGTATTTTCTTGCCCGCTTTTTCAGGATTATAATTTAGTTTCCACTCCCCATACTCTACCTCGAAAAGTGGCCAGAAACACGAATCAACAGCCTTCCGTGCCATTTCTATGGATTGGTTCTCAGGAAAACGCCATCCAACGG
It contains:
- a CDS encoding pyruvate ferredoxin oxidoreductase (catalyzes the formation of acetyl-CoA from pyruvate and coenzyme A), encoding VGWRFPENQSIEMARKAVDSCFWPLFEVEYGEWKLNYNPEKAGKKIPIEEWIKPQGRFRHLFAPENRHIIDELQAWVDKNWARLKKLAGVE